Proteins found in one Streptococcus criceti HS-6 genomic segment:
- a CDS encoding UPF0223 family protein, protein MTKNYSYPLDFSWSTDEISSVLSFLNRVEEAYESRVGVKAFMEAYRAFKKVVPSKMEEKQIDRDFEKVSGYSSYRALQAAKNKEEGWISLGR, encoded by the coding sequence ATGACTAAGAATTATTCTTACCCGCTCGATTTTTCATGGAGCACTGACGAGATTTCATCAGTGCTCTCTTTTTTGAATCGTGTTGAGGAGGCTTACGAATCCAGAGTTGGTGTTAAAGCCTTTATGGAAGCTTATCGGGCTTTCAAAAAGGTGGTGCCAAGCAAGATGGAAGAAAAACAGATTGACCGTGATTTTGAAAAAGTTAGCGGCTACTCTAGCTATCGAGCTCTTCAAGCGGCAAAAAATAAAGAAGAAGGGTGGATTTCCCTTGGACGCTAA
- the truB gene encoding tRNA pseudouridine(55) synthase TruB, which produces MINGIINLKKEAGMTSHDAVFKLRKILQEKKIGHGGTLDPDVTGVLPIAVGKATRVLEYMTESGKVYEGQITLGYSTTTEDASGELVRETPIKAGQLTDEQVDQAMSSFLGEITQIPPMYSAVKVNGRKLYDYARAGETVERPQRQVTIGAFVRTSPLSFKDGLCRFDFRVACGKGTYVRTLAVDLGAKLGCASHMSALRRTASAGLQLEQAHNLSELADKVAAGDYDFLLPIEYGVLDLTRVDLSDEQKQEISFGRFIDLQTEEPQEQVLAAFYQGHLVAILEKGNQIYKPRKVFI; this is translated from the coding sequence ATGATTAACGGTATTATTAACCTCAAAAAAGAAGCTGGTATGACCAGTCACGATGCAGTTTTTAAGCTCCGAAAGATTTTACAAGAAAAGAAGATTGGCCATGGGGGCACTCTTGATCCCGATGTAACAGGAGTTCTGCCTATTGCAGTTGGCAAGGCAACCCGTGTCTTAGAATACATGACCGAAAGTGGTAAGGTTTATGAGGGGCAGATTACTCTAGGCTATTCGACTACTACCGAGGATGCTAGTGGGGAGCTTGTTCGTGAGACTCCCATTAAGGCAGGGCAACTGACGGATGAACAGGTTGACCAAGCTATGTCTAGCTTTTTAGGAGAAATTACACAAATTCCGCCTATGTATTCTGCTGTCAAGGTCAATGGTCGCAAGCTCTATGACTATGCTAGGGCAGGTGAGACTGTTGAGCGTCCTCAGCGGCAGGTGACAATTGGAGCGTTTGTTCGGACATCTCCCTTAAGCTTTAAAGATGGTCTCTGTCGGTTTGATTTTCGGGTGGCCTGTGGTAAGGGAACCTATGTTCGAACTTTGGCGGTTGACTTAGGGGCTAAGCTTGGCTGTGCCAGCCATATGTCCGCCCTCAGACGGACCGCTTCAGCTGGATTGCAGCTTGAGCAAGCCCATAACTTGTCTGAACTTGCTGATAAGGTTGCTGCGGGAGACTATGATTTTCTCCTGCCGATCGAGTACGGTGTCTTAGATCTGACCCGAGTAGACCTATCTGATGAGCAAAAGCAGGAGATCTCATTTGGCCGTTTTATTGACTTGCAAACTGAAGAGCCGCAAGAACAGGTCTTGGCGGCCTTCTATCAGGGACATCTGGTGGCTATTTTAGAAAAGGGTAATCAGATCTATAAACCACGTAAAGTTTTTATTTGA
- a CDS encoding Spx/MgsR family RNA polymerase-binding regulatory protein, which yields MITLFLSPSCTSCRKARAWLTNHEVAFQEHNIITSPLSSDELRAILALTENGTEDIISTRSKVFQKLDIDVDDLSISELIDLIAKNPSLLRRPIILDKKRMQIGFNEDEIRAFLPRHYREQELRQATIRAELEGKHD from the coding sequence ATGATTACACTATTTTTATCGCCTAGCTGCACTAGTTGTCGTAAAGCCCGTGCCTGGCTAACCAACCATGAGGTAGCTTTTCAAGAACATAATATTATTACCAGTCCTTTGTCTTCAGATGAATTAAGAGCTATTTTGGCTTTGACAGAAAATGGGACTGAAGATATTATTTCGACACGTTCAAAGGTTTTTCAAAAACTTGATATAGATGTTGACGATTTATCCATTTCAGAATTAATTGATTTGATTGCTAAAAATCCAAGCTTGCTCCGTCGACCAATCATTTTGGATAAAAAGCGGATGCAAATCGGCTTTAATGAAGATGAGATTCGGGCCTTTTTGCCTCGTCATTATCGGGAGCAAGAGTTACGTCAAGCAACAATTAGAGCAGAATTAGAGGGAAAACATGACTAA
- a CDS encoding inositol monophosphatase family protein has product MDAKFKFAQNLIRQATDYVRKRMTEDLQIEEKTRFDDLVTNIDKDTQDFMVERIQQAYPDDYILGEENDLYHDIRFGHVWVLDPIDGTVNFIAQRQDFAIMIAYYEEGIGKFGLIYDVTGDKLYSGGGHFEVTCNGRPLLPYQVRPLNRQLLGANGSMYANNYLGLADFSKELLGVRVLGSAGISMSRVLEGQFFGYCSSISPWDYAAASIMGKKLGYELLTMAGEPLDYKNRQAVMFIPQAEVARVKKIIHK; this is encoded by the coding sequence TTGGACGCTAAATTTAAATTTGCTCAGAATTTAATTCGGCAAGCAACTGATTATGTTCGTAAACGGATGACAGAAGATTTGCAGATTGAGGAGAAGACGCGCTTTGACGATCTAGTAACGAACATTGATAAGGATACGCAAGATTTTATGGTTGAGCGTATTCAGCAAGCTTATCCTGATGACTATATTCTTGGGGAAGAAAATGACCTTTATCATGACATTCGGTTCGGTCATGTCTGGGTTTTGGATCCGATTGATGGAACGGTCAATTTCATTGCTCAAAGGCAAGACTTTGCAATTATGATTGCCTATTATGAGGAAGGAATTGGTAAATTTGGTCTCATCTATGATGTTACAGGTGATAAGCTTTATAGTGGTGGTGGCCATTTCGAAGTGACTTGTAACGGCCGTCCTTTGCTCCCTTATCAAGTTCGTCCCTTGAATCGCCAACTGCTGGGAGCAAATGGCAGTATGTATGCTAATAATTACCTTGGCCTAGCTGACTTTTCCAAGGAGCTTCTTGGTGTCAGGGTTCTGGGCAGTGCTGGTATCAGTATGAGCCGAGTTCTGGAAGGCCAGTTTTTTGGTTATTGTTCGTCCATTTCTCCTTGGGATTATGCAGCGGCGAGTATTATGGGAAAGAAATTAGGTTATGAACTCTTGACCATGGCGGGAGAGCCCCTAGACTATAAGAATCGTCAGGCAGTTATGTTCATTCCGCAAGCTGAGGTAGCAAGGGTTAAAAAAATCATTCATAAATAG
- a CDS encoding bifunctional riboflavin kinase/FAD synthetase: MDIISIKDYHDIRQEEETVLVLGYFDALHKGHKVLFDRAKALAEEKQLKMAVLTFYESPKLAFSRFEPDLLNHILSPEKRYAKFADYGVDYLYLTRFTSSFSQIASDAFIKTYIKALNAQAIVVGFDYKFGHNRTDADYLARNFSGQLIKVAEVSQEGQKISSTRIRNLISQGQVDKANQLLGHEFSTRGLVVHGDARGRTIGFPTANLAPLDRTFLPADGVYVTDVLLKGQRYRAMTSIGKNVTFGGTSLRLEANIFDFSGDIYGEELDIIWLYKIREMVKFNGIDDLVDQLRQDQKLAKNWPFKSLASDKG, from the coding sequence ATGGACATTATTTCAATAAAAGATTATCACGATATTCGACAGGAAGAGGAGACGGTCCTTGTTCTGGGGTATTTTGATGCCCTACATAAGGGACATAAGGTTCTTTTTGACCGTGCCAAAGCATTGGCTGAGGAAAAACAGTTAAAAATGGCTGTCCTGACTTTTTATGAGTCTCCTAAATTAGCCTTTTCTCGCTTTGAACCTGATTTACTTAATCATATCCTTTCTCCGGAGAAACGCTATGCCAAGTTTGCGGACTACGGGGTGGACTATCTCTACCTAACACGCTTCACATCAAGTTTCTCACAAATAGCCTCTGATGCGTTTATTAAGACCTATATCAAGGCTCTGAATGCTCAAGCGATTGTTGTTGGCTTTGATTATAAATTTGGCCATAACCGAACTGATGCGGATTATCTGGCGAGAAATTTTTCTGGTCAACTTATCAAGGTGGCAGAAGTCAGCCAAGAGGGGCAGAAGATTTCCTCTACACGCATCCGTAATTTGATTAGTCAAGGGCAAGTTGACAAGGCAAATCAGCTCTTGGGACACGAGTTTTCAACCAGAGGACTTGTTGTTCATGGAGACGCAAGAGGCCGGACTATCGGTTTCCCAACAGCCAATCTGGCTCCTCTTGATCGGACTTTTCTTCCTGCCGATGGGGTTTACGTCACTGATGTCTTGCTGAAAGGACAGCGTTACCGGGCCATGACCAGCATTGGTAAGAATGTTACCTTTGGCGGGACTAGCTTACGTCTGGAAGCCAATATTTTTGATTTCTCTGGTGACATCTATGGTGAAGAACTTGACATCATTTGGCTCTATAAAATTCGTGAGATGGTTAAATTCAACGGAATAGATGACTTAGTAGACCAGCTCCGGCAAGACCAAAAACTGGCTAAAAATTGGCCCTTCAAGTCCCTAGCTAGTGATAAAGGCTAG